In Tachysurus vachellii isolate PV-2020 chromosome 3, HZAU_Pvac_v1, whole genome shotgun sequence, one genomic interval encodes:
- the igfbp3 gene encoding insulin-like growth factor-binding protein 3, translated as MKPLFRSIRLGSMAAPRALWLTALFAALARTVHAAGPVVRCEPCDAGALGQCKPLPRDCAERVREPGCGCCLTCALREGQECGVYTGRCGSGLRCQHRPGENKPLLALLEGRGVCTKARDRNLSRVDDSGHPVEDHLHTTTIATVIKRTEVAQDTATGSGVGEGLHRTAELETKGPLLNTKLGMIQMEEFKQSQIYKVEPVTNGVHSDSHNFSLETKRETEYGPCRREIESILKSFKISRVIIPRFIRIPNCDRKGFYKKKQCRPSKGHKRGLCWCVDKYGQPVPGYERKDHNKCFNLEKK; from the exons ATGAAGCCCTTATTCCGGTCTATTCGGCTTGGCTCGATGGCGGCTCCGCGGGCACTCTGGCTGACGGCGCTGTTTGCGGCTCTTGCCCGCACGGTGCATGCTGCGGGGCCCGTGGTGCGCTGTGAGCCGTGTGACGCCGGTGCTCTCGGCCAGTGCAAGCCGCTGCCACGTGACTGCGCTGAGCGGGTGCGCGAGCCGGGCTGCGGCTGCTGTCTGACGTGTGCGCTGCGTGAGGGCCAGGAGTGCGGCGTGTACACGGGACGATGCGGCTCCGGACTGCGATGTCAACACCGGCCTGGTGAGAACAAACCCCTGCTGGCGCTGCTGGAGGGAAGGGGTGTGTGCACCAAAGCCAGGGACAGAAATCTATCGAGAGTCG ATGACTCAGGTCACCCTGTTGAGGATCATCTGCATACCACCACCATTGCAACAGTCATCAAGCGCACTGAGGTGGCGCAGGACACTGCGACAGGTTCGGGGGTTGGAGAGGGCTTGCATAGAACAGCTGAGCTGGAGACTAAAGGGCCTCTGCTGAACACTAAGCTCGGCATGATCCAGATGGAGGAGTTTAAGCAAAGCCAGATCTACAAAGTGGAGCCAGTGACCAATGGAGTCCACTCTGATAGCCACAATTTCAGCCTGGAAACCAAAAGAGAGACTGAGTAT ggCCCATGTCGCAGAGAGATCGAAAGCATTTTGAAGAGTTTTAAGATTTCCAGAGTGATAATCCCTCGATTTATTCGCATTCCAAACTGTGACAGGAAGGGCTTCTACAAGAAGAAACAG TGTCGTCCATCCAAAGGCCATAAACGTGGTCTCTGTTGGTGTGTGGACAAATATGGACAGCCTGTGCCAGGCTATGAGAGAAAAGACCATAATAAGTGTTTCAACCtggaaaagaaatga